A single window of Mustela erminea isolate mMusErm1 chromosome 4, mMusErm1.Pri, whole genome shotgun sequence DNA harbors:
- the RSPH3 gene encoding LOW QUALITY PROTEIN: radial spoke head protein 3 homolog (The sequence of the model RefSeq protein was modified relative to this genomic sequence to represent the inferred CDS: deleted 2 bases in 1 codon), giving the protein MRCLGGAPVARAPEDPPSASDGRVRAQGAQEKADTAAERGGSPQPKVEGRRRWEPPSSPGRALARNRAGSPGAPSARSQLTSPGERRGGNRNSRGRPLRNGSTWPWKNGADTSPAKPDFKVGTRTAAQLAQFPEVPKHDSLGRPLLNRRRPRPGRAEGRSQGPDGPRGAGLPAKPGRKCLEAPPPGGTPGCWATKAGSSGWLSVPWNQPSVAPTSCPGHLPSRPLPFLPPLLASRNPCPWHHAHVSGSHDHLAPTCLKASLHGKRSDRAAGVASRLPDRSSPAMGTYTYTYTSRPRALPCQRRRYRDSITQPAEEPMHYGNIMYDRRVIRGNTYALQMGPLPGQPDPLEIQRQQQAKRRALARKRAQEQLRPRTPEPVEGRKHVDVQTEIYLEEIADRIIEVDVECQTDAFLDRPPTPLFIPAKTGKDVATQILEGELFDFDLEVKPMLEVLVGKTIEQSLLEVMEEEELANLRASQHAYEELRSAELAEVQRLEEQERRHREEKERRKQQQWEVVYKHNETAQKVAARVFAQRYLADLLPSVFDSLRDGGYFYDPIERDIEMGFLPWLMKEVEKTMEYSMVGRTVLDMLIREVVEKRLSMYEHKEDPPPDVKPEDGLGGPGAMGAPLTDGEFLERSMSQPQGPLSDWDSLQRTLSNGRYVGDVSPQEGSFMEEEEDEQ; this is encoded by the exons ATGTCTCGGGGGCGCCCCCGTCGCTCGTGCGCCCGAGGATCCGCCGAGTGCTAGCGACGGGCGGGTAAGAGCACAGGGAGCGCAGGAAAAAGCGGACACCGCTGCGGAGCGCGGCGGCAGCCCGCAGCCCAAGGTGGAGGGGCGGCGGCGCTGGGAGCCGCCGAGCAGCCCTGGCCGCGCCCTAGCACGTAACAGAGCGGGGAGCCCGGGCGCCCCGAGTGCGCGGTCACAGCTGACCAGCCCCGGGGAGCGGCGCGGCGGGAACAGAAACAGCCGAGGGCGCCCCTTAAGGAACGGGAGCACGTGGCCCTGGAAGAATGGCGCCGACACCAGCCCGGCGAAGCCAGACTTCAAAGTGGGAACGAGGACCGCCGCGCAGCTCGCGCAGTTCCCCGAAGTCCCCAAGCACGACTCGCTCGGGAGACCGCTCCTGAACCGCAGGCGCCCTCGCCCGGGACGCGCCGAGGGGCGGAGCCAAGGGCCGGACGGGCCCCGGGGGGCCGGCCTTCCCGCGAAA CCCGGCCGGAAGTGCCtggaggccccgcccccgggcgGAACTCCGGGTTGCTGGGCAACCAAAGCGGGCTCCTCGGGCTGGCTCAGTGTTCCCTGGAACCAGCCGAGCGTAGCTCCCACCTCCTGTCCCGGCCACCTCCCGTCCCGCCCGCTGCCCTTCCTGCCGCCTCTCCTTGCGTCGCGGAATCCCTGCCCTTGGCACCACGCTCACGTCTCCGGCTCCCACGACCACTTAGCGCCCACCTGCCTGAAAGCCAGTCTCCACGGGAAGCGAAGCGACCGGGCCGCAGGCGTGGCCTCCAGGCTCCCGGACCGCTCCTCCCCGGCCATGGGCACCTACACCTACACCTACACCAGCCGGCCCCGGGCCCTGCCCTGCCAGCGCCGCCGTTACCGGGACAGCATAACGCAGCC AGCTGAAGAACCTATGCATTATGGAAACATAATGTATGACAGAAGGGTGATCCGAGGCAACACTTATGCTCTACAGATGGGACCGCTG CCTGGGCAGCCTGATCCTCTAGAGATTCAGAGACAGCAGCAGGCGAAGAGGAGGGCTCTTGCCAGAAAACGAGCCCAAGAACAGCTCAGACCACGAACCCCCGAACCCGTGGAAGGCAGAAAGCACGTGGATGTGCAAACAG AAATATACCTTGAAGAAATTGCTGACCGCATAATAGAAGTTGATGTGGAATGCCAAACAGATGCCTTTTTGGACAGACCACCAACACCCCTCTTTATTCCTGCCAAAACTGGCAAAGATGTGGCCACCCAAATACTGGAAGGAGAG CTCTTTGACTTTGATCTTGAAGTAAAACCAATGTTAGAAGTTTTGGTGGGAAAGACCATTGAGCAGTCTCTTCTGGAAGTGATGGAAGAAGAGGAGCTGGCCAACCTGCGGGCCAGTCAGCATGCGTATGAGGAGCTGCGCAGCGCTGAACTCGCTGAAGTTCAACGACTTGAAGAGCAAGAGAGAcggcacagagaagaaaaa GAGCGGCGTAAGCAGCAGCAGTGGGAAGTGGTCTACAAGCACAACGAGACCGCGCAGAAAGTGGCCGCTCGAGTGTTCGCGCAGCGCTACCTGGCAGACCTCCTCCCGTCGGTGTTCGACAGTCTCAGGGACGGTGGCTACTTCTACGATCCCATTGAAAGAG ATATTGAGATGGGATTCCTTCCGTGGCTAATGAAGGAAGTTGAGAAAACCATGGAATACAGTATGGTGGGAAGAACAGTGCTTGACA TGCTGATTCGCGAGGTGGTGGAAAAGAGACTGTCCATGTACGAGCATAAGGAGGACCCGCCCCCAGATGTGAAGCCTGAGGATGGGCTTGGTGGTCCCGGAGCGATGGGAGCACCCCTGACGGATGGGGAGTTCCTTGAACGAAGTATGTCACAGCCACAGGGGCCCCTTTCAGACTGGGACTCCCTGCAAAGAACACTAAGCAATGGAAGGTATGTGGGGGACGTGTCGCCCCAAGAAGGGAGCTTCAtggaagaagaagaggatgaGCAATAA